The following are from one region of the Clostridium sp. CM027 genome:
- a CDS encoding type II CAAX prenyl endopeptidase Rce1 family protein produces the protein MAGVKWKFAPTMPVWFSFGIITVSYVMGIGYMCKKKIFGKVVIIGFLGLIMAQLIGKGINYFTGWSELQNINSMNLNGLVNKMIFTQWHIPNHGMSRVAGTLILSIVYAWLALKYTFFAPLIMHYIFDSIIVISMGNMNGISQNEVFWLSHNCGILNTSFTIGIIVLLIYIVFIFISNMRKIRNLDKMNYSS, from the coding sequence TTGGCAGGAGTTAAGTGGAAATTTGCCCCAACGATGCCTGTGTGGTTTAGTTTTGGTATTATTACTGTTTCATATGTTATGGGTATAGGGTATATGTGTAAAAAGAAAATATTTGGTAAAGTTGTTATTATTGGTTTTCTAGGTTTAATCATGGCTCAGTTAATAGGTAAGGGAATTAATTATTTCACTGGATGGAGCGAACTGCAAAATATTAATTCTATGAATTTAAATGGTTTAGTGAATAAAATGATATTTACACAGTGGCATATTCCTAATCATGGCATGTCAAGGGTTGCTGGTACATTAATTCTATCTATAGTTTATGCATGGCTTGCATTAAAATACACTTTTTTTGCACCTTTGATAATGCACTATATTTTTGATTCAATCATAGTAATTAGTATGGGAAATATGAATGGTATATCCCAAAATGAAGTTTTTTGGTTATCACATAATTGTGGAATACTTAATACCTCTTTTACTATAGGAATCATAGTATTACTAATATATATAGTTTTTATTTTTATTTCGAATATGCGAAAAATTAGAAACTTAGATAAAATGAATTATAGTTCATAA
- a CDS encoding ATP-binding cassette domain-containing protein has protein sequence MVTIKNLEVRYGKQIALSIKSPITFEIGDRIGIIGSNGAGKSTLVKSILGLTNYNGTIHTSLKPEEMSAHMQENNYVDTMAIKHIIEAILNTKIKSNKVLQELISFFNFEQCLNKKFSTLSGGQKQRLTIILVLIQDAPLVFFDEVTSGLDFETRQQLMSKITEWYENKSATICIVSHYYEELDKLANKILILDKGQVVDFGSKEDLFQKYCGKSTITIENNKRNEELTRRFTKIVSPKHLIAISCKCENKELEIVKVLIDENINFKRSNNDIEIMSINAKARFGNELEGEASDEYKAV, from the coding sequence ATGGTAACTATAAAAAATTTAGAGGTAAGATATGGCAAGCAAATTGCATTGTCAATAAAATCACCAATAACCTTTGAAATTGGTGATCGCATAGGAATAATAGGCTCAAATGGAGCAGGAAAGTCTACCCTAGTTAAATCAATCTTAGGGCTTACAAATTATAATGGCACAATTCACACCAGTTTAAAGCCAGAAGAAATGTCGGCGCATATGCAGGAAAATAATTATGTGGATACCATGGCGATTAAACATATAATTGAGGCTATTTTGAATACAAAGATAAAGAGTAATAAGGTGCTACAGGAACTAATTAGCTTCTTTAATTTTGAGCAGTGTCTTAATAAAAAATTTAGTACACTATCAGGAGGACAAAAGCAGCGTTTAACAATAATATTAGTTTTAATTCAAGATGCTCCTTTGGTATTCTTTGATGAAGTTACTTCAGGGCTAGATTTTGAAACCCGCCAGCAATTAATGAGTAAAATAACTGAGTGGTATGAGAATAAAAGTGCCACCATTTGCATTGTATCTCATTATTATGAAGAGTTAGACAAACTAGCAAATAAGATATTGATTTTAGACAAGGGGCAAGTAGTTGACTTTGGCAGTAAGGAAGATCTTTTCCAAAAATACTGTGGGAAATCAACAATAACCATTGAAAATAATAAAAGAAACGAAGAATTGACGAGGCGCTTTACAAAAATAGTATCACCGAAGCATTTAATAGCTATCTCTTGCAAATGCGAGAATAAGGAATTAGAAATAGTAAAGGTATTAATAGATGAAAATATAAACTTTAAAAGAAGCAACAATGATATTGAAATAATGTCTATTAATGCTAAAGCAAGATTTGGTAATGAACTTGAGGGAGAGGCTAGTGATGAATACAAAGCTGTTTAA
- a CDS encoding HAMP domain-containing sensor histidine kinase: MNLSKKTFVYSAIISGTIVTLMIAYFVLMLPSLYVDYMKKSNFKSIKSIQKSYINDGNYKNISSSNPAGTATIKIPTTGNEVFIANKMCSIKVTINDNGILKVIEKVRYYGAHRDEMENIDKDDFDFTRSIGDVFKNKLFKDNLPITFEFLGNDYKNIYKATSSKFNVVDDNTVIYETNVSDGNNYYTNYMAMSINNSDIIVSVFSAMNPKIGEIRPIILQSLPMIIATALLLILVSTILFSRKIVLPIEKLVNHAVFMKDNTNRDVELMKIEGRDEIAVLGETLNDLYLKLNENFKELEKKNSYLSGQNKRQEVFIRASSHQLKTPVAAALLLIEGMINEIGKYKDTKEHLPKVKLQLQSMRKIIDDILNLNNSIEAIKRENINIIEIINESLACHEVQVKSKQLNIEKEINFTNINTDRKLIFKIIDNLINNAITYTSKEGHIKITLTQKSLTIINYGAFIEEELLPHIFDPFVSGNSENRGHGLGLYIVAYYANLLNYQVDVRNINDGVEGSVLFANTKDYKTIK, from the coding sequence TTGAACTTATCAAAGAAGACCTTTGTGTATAGTGCAATTATATCAGGGACAATCGTAACCTTAATGATAGCTTATTTTGTCCTAATGCTTCCTTCATTATATGTGGATTATATGAAAAAGAGTAATTTTAAATCAATAAAATCAATACAAAAAAGCTATATAAATGATGGAAATTATAAAAATATATCCTCAAGTAACCCAGCAGGAACAGCAACTATTAAAATACCAACCACTGGTAATGAAGTTTTTATCGCAAATAAAATGTGTTCTATAAAAGTCACTATTAATGATAATGGTATATTGAAGGTTATTGAAAAAGTAAGATACTATGGTGCTCACAGGGACGAAATGGAAAATATAGATAAAGATGATTTTGATTTTACAAGAAGTATAGGGGATGTTTTTAAGAATAAGTTATTTAAGGATAATTTGCCCATAACTTTTGAGTTTTTAGGAAATGATTATAAGAATATTTATAAAGCAACATCATCAAAGTTTAATGTAGTAGATGATAATACGGTTATTTATGAAACCAACGTATCTGATGGAAATAATTATTACACTAACTATATGGCTATGAGTATTAATAATAGTGATATTATTGTATCGGTATTTTCAGCAATGAATCCTAAAATAGGAGAGATACGTCCAATAATCCTTCAAAGTCTACCCATGATTATTGCCACAGCTCTTTTATTAATATTGGTATCAACGATTTTGTTTTCAAGAAAAATTGTGCTTCCAATAGAAAAACTGGTAAATCATGCTGTGTTTATGAAAGACAATACCAATAGGGACGTTGAACTAATGAAAATAGAAGGACGAGATGAAATTGCAGTTTTAGGTGAGACACTTAATGATTTATATCTAAAATTAAATGAAAATTTTAAAGAGCTAGAAAAAAAGAACAGCTATTTATCGGGCCAAAATAAAAGGCAAGAGGTATTTATTCGCGCATCCTCCCACCAACTAAAAACTCCAGTTGCAGCAGCACTACTGCTGATAGAGGGTATGATAAACGAAATAGGAAAATACAAGGATACAAAAGAGCATTTACCAAAGGTAAAGCTTCAATTACAATCCATGAGAAAAATAATAGATGATATTTTAAATCTTAACAATAGTATTGAAGCTATCAAAAGAGAAAACATAAATATTATTGAAATAATTAATGAAAGCCTTGCGTGCCATGAGGTGCAAGTGAAATCAAAGCAGCTTAATATAGAAAAGGAAATTAACTTCACGAATATAAATACAGATAGGAAGCTTATTTTTAAAATAATAGACAATCTAATAAATAACGCTATAACCTATACATCAAAAGAGGGGCATATAAAAATAACATTAACGCAGAAATCATTAACTATTATTAATTATGGAGCATTTATAGAGGAAGAATTATTACCACACATATTTGATCCATTTGTTTCAGGTAATAGTGAAAATAGGGGGCATGGCCTAGGTCTTTATATTGTAGCCTATTATGCAAATCTATTAAACTATCAGGTAGATGTTAGAAATATTAATGATGGGGTAGAAGGTAGCGTGCTTTTTGCAAATACTAAGGATTATAAAACGATAAAATAA
- a CDS encoding response regulator transcription factor, producing the protein MLKILFLEDEPTISEVTTEYMKMQNYEVVCAKDGEEALDFLKSNYFDLAILDIMVPKVSGLVVLEHIKKTNPQMATIMLTALEDEQTQLKAFNLYADDYVVKPFSPLLLLKRIETILRRTRGSSTKISEVKGLYINDEAYEAYYDNQSLHLTLSEFLLLQTLAKEPNRVFTREQLIMKIFNEEYFGNDRVIDAHVKNTRKKLPKKYIKTVTGVGYKFDTEGVF; encoded by the coding sequence ATGCTAAAAATTTTATTTTTAGAGGATGAACCCACTATATCAGAGGTAACAACAGAATATATGAAAATGCAGAATTACGAAGTAGTTTGTGCAAAGGATGGAGAAGAGGCTTTAGATTTTTTAAAAAGCAATTATTTTGATTTAGCAATACTCGACATAATGGTACCCAAGGTAAGTGGGCTAGTTGTTCTTGAACATATAAAGAAAACAAATCCCCAAATGGCTACAATAATGCTAACTGCCCTTGAAGACGAACAAACACAGTTAAAAGCCTTTAATCTTTATGCTGATGATTATGTAGTAAAGCCATTTTCCCCCTTGTTATTACTTAAACGTATAGAAACAATATTGCGTAGGACCAGGGGTAGTAGCACAAAGATTTCAGAAGTAAAAGGCTTATATATAAATGATGAAGCATATGAGGCTTACTACGACAATCAATCTTTGCATTTAACATTAAGTGAATTTTTACTTTTACAAACGCTTGCGAAAGAACCAAATCGAGTATTTACTCGTGAACAATTAATAATGAAAATTTTCAATGAGGAATATTTTGGAAACGACAGAGTAATAGATGCACATGTGAAAAACACGAGAAAAAAGCTGCCTAAAAAATACATAAAAACAGTAACTGGTGTAGGTTATAAGTTTGATACGGAGGGAGTCTTTTGA
- a CDS encoding ParA family protein gives MMAQIIAVSNQKGGVGKTTSTLNLGVALTQLGKKVLMIDLDPQASLTISIGLEPENLEKTIYNALIDDMDIKKLILFNELLYFVPSTIDLSAAEMELVSEVGREFKLREALDPVREDFDYVLIDCPPSLGLLTINALVACDVVIVPMAPEYLALRGFNLLEKTMAKVKKLNKKLALMAILITLYDSRTTHHKDVVEELRKSYPVFHSMIKKSIKFPDAVLAGQPIMTYDRKFEGSVSYQELAKEVIAWEVEK, from the coding sequence ATGATGGCACAAATTATCGCAGTGAGTAATCAAAAAGGTGGAGTTGGTAAGACTACGTCCACATTAAATTTAGGAGTAGCACTTACTCAGCTTGGCAAGAAAGTATTAATGATTGACCTAGATCCACAAGCTAGTTTAACAATTTCAATAGGTCTTGAGCCGGAGAATTTAGAAAAAACAATTTACAATGCATTGATTGATGATATGGATATAAAAAAACTAATTTTATTTAATGAACTTCTCTACTTCGTACCATCCACTATAGATCTTTCTGCAGCAGAAATGGAGCTTGTATCTGAAGTAGGGCGCGAATTTAAACTTCGCGAGGCACTTGACCCAGTAAGAGAAGATTTCGACTATGTATTAATCGATTGCCCCCCTTCACTTGGATTACTAACTATTAATGCATTAGTTGCCTGTGATGTTGTAATTGTACCTATGGCACCTGAGTATCTTGCATTACGTGGATTTAATTTGCTTGAAAAAACAATGGCTAAGGTTAAAAAACTAAACAAAAAACTTGCCTTAATGGCAATATTAATAACTTTATATGATAGCAGAACAACACACCACAAAGATGTAGTTGAAGAACTGCGAAAAAGCTATCCTGTTTTTCATTCCATGATAAAAAAATCAATAAAATTTCCAGATGCGGTGCTCGCAGGACAACCCATTATGACCTATGATCGAAAATTTGAAGGATCTGTTTCCTATCAAGAATTAGCTAAGGAGGTTATAGCATGGGAAGTCGAAAAGTAA
- a CDS encoding replication initiation protein, producing MANELKNVNNNWVYQSNRLVESSYTLTVVEQKLIRLLASMINKDDDDIKEYEFKTKDLIKVLNTSDSRFYRDIDSITDLLMQRIIKIKNVDTSEFIKYHWVDTAKYVNGILKLKINKDLKPFYLGLDCYTKYQLRNIMQFKSTYSFRLYELFKQYEGIGHRIITIEGLRDSLNINKNQYPKYANLKQKVINVAVKEINANTDLLVDYTEIKQVRKIVSIQFSIIKKDKARSEIAATCVVPIFFNDNNIKLVRQVISQEITELEAERILDAANLDIEKIKEKYNIISQLSTVNNVVGAMITALKENWTATSKSKVSIFNDYEQRDYNFDELEKKLLGWG from the coding sequence ATGGCAAATGAACTAAAAAATGTAAACAATAATTGGGTATATCAAAGTAACAGACTTGTTGAATCCTCCTACACTTTAACGGTGGTAGAACAAAAATTAATAAGACTACTTGCAAGTATGATAAATAAAGATGACGATGATATTAAAGAATATGAGTTTAAGACTAAGGATTTAATTAAGGTATTAAATACTAGTGATAGTAGATTCTATAGGGATATTGATAGTATTACAGATTTACTTATGCAAAGAATTATTAAAATAAAAAATGTAGATACTTCTGAATTTATAAAATATCATTGGGTAGACACTGCTAAATATGTAAACGGCATATTAAAACTTAAAATAAATAAAGACTTAAAACCATTTTATCTAGGACTCGATTGCTATACAAAATATCAGTTGAGAAATATAATGCAATTTAAAAGTACTTATTCTTTTAGATTATATGAACTTTTTAAACAATATGAGGGTATAGGTCATAGAATAATAACTATAGAGGGTTTAAGAGATTCATTAAATATTAACAAGAATCAGTACCCCAAATATGCTAATTTAAAACAAAAAGTAATCAATGTGGCAGTAAAAGAAATTAATGCAAATACTGATTTGCTTGTTGATTATACTGAGATAAAACAAGTTAGAAAAATTGTAAGCATTCAATTTTCAATCATAAAAAAAGATAAGGCTCGAAGTGAAATTGCTGCAACCTGCGTTGTTCCCATTTTTTTTAATGATAATAACATAAAGTTAGTAAGGCAAGTTATAAGTCAGGAAATTACAGAGTTAGAAGCCGAGAGAATACTTGATGCTGCCAATTTGGATATTGAGAAAATAAAAGAGAAGTATAATATTATAAGTCAATTAAGCACAGTAAATAACGTAGTTGGGGCTATGATAACAGCATTAAAAGAGAATTGGACAGCTACAAGCAAATCAAAAGTAAGTATCTTTAATGACTATGAGCAAAGAGATTACAACTTTGATGAATTGGAGAAGAAATTATTAGGTTGGGGATAA
- a CDS encoding nucleic acid-binding protein, which produces MVDSKTKKICNQCQTEMIENCKVESFGGITISKKGKFFLNTTYGTPKAAVCPNCGCVIFYIDNYKDVVK; this is translated from the coding sequence ATGGTGGATTCGAAAACGAAAAAAATATGTAATCAATGCCAGACTGAAATGATAGAGAATTGCAAAGTTGAATCTTTTGGTGGAATTACAATTTCAAAAAAAGGCAAATTTTTTTTGAATACTACGTATGGTACACCCAAAGCAGCGGTTTGTCCTAATTGTGGCTGTGTAATTTTTTATATTGATAACTATAAAGACGTTGTTAAGTAA